The following are encoded together in the Propionispora hippei DSM 15287 genome:
- a CDS encoding IS256 family transposase — MAGKEKSKLRQMIEEYGIKDMNDVHEFVKMLTAETIQAALDAELDSELGYSKYDYKNKQTDNSRNGYSQKTVQSSTGEMEIKVPRDRQGEYSPQLVKKHQTDVSSIEDKVIFLYSQGISTRDIQRTMREMYGIDVDDSRVSKITDKILPLIKEWQERPLQSIYAMMILDAVHYSVRDNGIVTKKAAYVAIGTDLDGKKDVLGIWLGAS, encoded by the coding sequence ATGGCAGGGAAAGAAAAAAGCAAGCTGCGGCAAATGATCGAGGAATATGGGATCAAGGATATGAATGATGTTCACGAATTTGTGAAAATGCTGACCGCCGAAACGATACAGGCGGCACTTGACGCAGAGCTTGACAGCGAGCTTGGCTATTCAAAATACGACTACAAAAACAAGCAAACGGACAACAGCCGAAACGGGTATTCCCAAAAGACCGTGCAGAGCAGCACCGGAGAAATGGAGATCAAGGTTCCGCGCGACCGTCAGGGCGAATATTCGCCGCAGCTTGTCAAAAAGCATCAGACCGACGTTTCCTCTATAGAGGACAAAGTCATCTTTTTGTACTCTCAGGGCATCTCTACCCGCGACATCCAAAGAACCATGCGGGAGATGTATGGCATCGACGTGGATGACAGTCGTGTTTCCAAGATAACCGACAAAATTCTGCCACTTATCAAGGAATGGCAGGAACGGCCGCTACAGAGCATCTACGCCATGATGATTCTGGATGCTGTGCATTATAGCGTCCGGGACAACGGGATCGTCACCAAAAAAGCAGCTTACGTCGCCATCGGCACCGATCTGGACGGCAAAAAGGATGTGCTCGGCATCTGGCTTGGCGCAAGCG